In Tursiops truncatus isolate mTurTru1 chromosome 19, mTurTru1.mat.Y, whole genome shotgun sequence, a genomic segment contains:
- the RUVBL2 gene encoding ruvB-like 2, whose amino-acid sequence MATVTATTKVPEIRDVTRIERIGAHSHIRGLGLDDALEPRQASQGMVGQLAARRAAGVVLEMIREGKIAGRAVLIAGQPGTGKTAIAMGMAQALGPDTPFTAIAGSEIFSLEMSKTEALTQAFRRSIGVRIKEETEIIEGEVVEIQIDRPATGTGSKVGKLTLKTTEMETIYDLGTKMIESLTKDKVQAGDVITIDKATGKISKLGRSFTRARDYDAMGSQTKFVQCPDGELQKRKEVVHTVSLHEIDVINSRTQGFLALFSGDTGEIKSEVREQINAKVAEWREEGKAEIIPGVLFIDEVHMLDIESFSFLNRALESDMAPVLIMATNRGITRIRGTSYQSPHGIPIDLLDRLLIVSTSPYSEKDTKQILRIRCEEEDVEMSEDAYTVLTRIGLETSLRYAIQLITAASLVCRKRKGTEVQVDDIKRVYSLFLDESRSTQYMKEYQDAFLFNELKGETMDTS is encoded by the exons ATGGCAACCGTG ACAGCCACAACCAAGGTCCCAGAGATCCGCGACGTGACGAGGATTGAGCGTATCG GTGCTCACTCCCATATCCGGGGGCTGGGACTAGACGACGCCTTGGAGCCACGGCAG gcttcCCAGGGCATGGTGGGCCAGCTGGCGGCCCGGAGGGCAGCTGGCGTGGTGCTAGAGATGATCCGGGAAGGGAAGATCGCCGGCCGGGCGGTCCTCATCGCCGGCCAGCCGGGTACTGGGAAGACGGCCATCGCCATGG gcATGGCACAGGCCCTGGGCCCTGACACTCCGTTCACAGCCATCGCCGGCAGTGAGATCTTCTCCCTGGAGATGAGCAAAACAGAGGCGCTGACACAGGCCTTCCGGCGCTCCATCGGTGTACGCATCAA GGAGGAGACTGAGATTATCGAAGGGGAGGTGGTGGAGATCCAGATTGATCGGCCAGCAACGGGGACG GGCTCCAAGGTGGGCAAGCTAACCCTCAAGACCACAGAGATGGAGACCATATACGACCTGGGCACTAAGATGATCGAGTCCCTGACCAAGGACAAGGTCCAGGCTGG GGATGTGATCACCATTGACAAGGCCACGGGCAAGATCTCCAAACTGGGACGCTCGTTCACACGCGCTCGAGACTATGACGCCATGGGCTCCCAG ACCAAGTTCGTGCAGTGCCCAGACGGGGAGCTCCAGAAACGCAAGGAGGTGGTGCACACGGTGTCCCTGCACGAGATTGACGTCATCAACTCCCGCACCCAGGGCTTCCTGGCCCTCTTCTCAG GTGACACAGGGGAGATCAAGTCAGAAGTCCGAGAGCAGATCAATGCCAAGGTGGCCGAGTGGCGGGAGGAAGGCAAGGCGGAGATCATCCCCGGC GTGCTATTTATCGACGAGGTCCACATGCTGGACATTGAGAGCTTCTCGTTCCTCAACCGGGCCCTGGAGAGTGACATGGCGCCTGTCCTCATCATGGCCACCAACCGCGGCATCACCCG gaTCCGGGGCACCAGCTACCAGAGCCCCCACGGCATCCCCATTGACCTGCTGGACCGCCTGCTTATCGTCTCGACCTCTCCCTACAGCGAGAAAGACACAAAGCAGATCCTCCGCATCCG GTGTGAGGAGGAAGACGTGGAGATGAGTGAGGACGCCTACACAGTGCTGACCCGCATTGGGCTGGAGACCTCGCTGCGCTACGCCATCCAGCTCATCACGGCCGCCAGCCTGGTGTGCCGGAAACGCAAG GGCACCGAGGTACAGGTGGATGACATCAAGCGGGTCTACTCGCTCTTCCTGGATGAGTCGCGCTCCACGCAGTACATGAAGGAGTACCAGGACGCCTTCCTCTTCAATGAGCTCA AAGGTGAAACCATGGACACCTCCTGA
- the LOC141275646 gene encoding lutropin subunit beta, which produces MEMLQGLLLWLLLSAAGVWAPGGPLRPLCRPINATLAAENEACPVCITFTTSICAGYCPSMVRVLPAALPPVPQPVCTYRELRFASIRLPGCPPGVDPMVSFPVALSCHCGPCRLSSSDCGGPRAQPLACDRSPRPGLLFL; this is translated from the exons GGGCTGCTGCTGTGGCTGCTGCTGAGCGCGGCCGGGGTGTGGGCACCCGGGGGGCCACTGCGGCCGCTGTGCCGGCCCATCAACGCCACCCTGGCCGCTGAGAACGAGGCCTGCCCTGTCTGCATCACCTTCACCACCAGCATCTGTGCCGGCTACTGCCCCAGCATG GTTCGGGTGCTGCCGGCTGCCCTGCCGCCTGTGCCCCAGCCAGTGTGCACCTACCGCGAGCTGCGCTTTGCCTCCATCCGGCTCCCCGGCTGCCCGCCTGGTGTGGACCCAATGGTCTCCTTCCCTGTGGCCCTCAGCTGTCACTGCGGGCCCTGCCGCCTCAGCAGCTCTGACTGTGGGGGTCCCAGAGCCCAGCCCTTGGCCTGTGACCGCTCCCCTCGCCCAGGCCTCCTGTTCCTCTAA